TAGTAAGTTACAGCGCATGTTGGCTGTTTCCAGTCTCTGGGAGTGTGTTGATGCAAGGTGTAGGGAATTACTACAGTTGCAGTTTTCATTAATATTAGTGCGTTTTATAGATTTCTTTTTTGAAAGAATCCTAGATTCTATCAGATtataaaaaatgttgctttttttttgccaagGGGCGTGGTTACAGTCACATTAGTGAGATTTAGTTGATCTGTCAATCTTATCTCTAAGGTACCTGAGTCTTGTGGATGCCCAGCTGATTGCTAAGTGTCAGTTTGCATGTGACTGCCACGGCTCTGCCTGCAATTAGCAACTCATTACGTCAGAGTAATAAACATCGCACTGCCATGCTTTTGGAGGgagctttttaattgtgttttactttttttcagagGAGATACTTTAATTCATTTTAGTGCTAAAATTGCATATACAAGCCTAAAGAAATGGGGAAATTACACAAAAAGAATGGTAAGCTGTTTTGTTCAGCTTCCGTGCCTGTAAACACTCACTTTAAGCCTTACTCCAGAGAGGTAATAGGAAAAGGAATCCACTGTATAATCATGTGGCAGTTAGTACAGTTAACTCATTATCCCAAAGCCACCAGGTAATTGTAGTTTAAATTACAATGCAATATGTAATAATGTATAGTTTGTCATGGGAATGTGTATTGTTATAgcttaattgttttgttttatttttttcatccacAGAGTAAAAGACATAAAGAGTGTTTATCTTGACACAACTTTTTTTGACCCCAGATTCTATCAGATACCAAGCAGGGTGAGTAAACACAAATATGGAATTTAGAAAGAGCTAGAAACACTGTGGGATGGACCAGTTtcttaaaatgtactgtattgttagtaaaacatattaaaacctgttttttaataacacaaacagtctcatgtactgtacatgatttaatgtacagtatgacCTTTGGGCCAAATTCACTGAGCtctaattcatattaaaatatatgtatattttttagatAACATATATGttgatatttatactgtgttcATCAACAGCAGTGTATGAAAGTTTAATAAATATCCATAACGTTTTGGCTGAAAGTTACAAATGAATTTCAAAGTTGCTGTTTGCACAGCTCTGGAGCTCCCAGAAACTACAATATCCCCAATCCATATATGCAACCTTCAACTAAGTACATACAGCTAACAACATAGTTCCAGTAAATTGTATCTAATACGTATTAGCACcactttgtagatctcacattttcttaTATGAAAGAGGCACACATTGTTAAACGTGGATTTGTAGAAAGTAGTTACAGGAACATCATCACacactatttttttaattcagcagtACTGTTGGTTACTTCACTGCCTCACAGACGGTAACTCTTGAAAGAACTCTGTTTCTCTTGTTAATGCTGTTTCTTTGCAGGAGGAGTGTTTAAATGGAATAAGGGAGCTGGTTAGAAGCTGGATAACCCTCAGCCCATATCATGTGGTGTGGTTAAACTGCAAGGCTGCCTATGGCTATGAATACCTTTTCACCAACCTCAGCGATGAGTTTGGATTACAGGTCAGGTGTTTCAGTTAAACTAAAAAAGTGATTCCAGGTGGTCTTGTTTATATATGAGACAACCTGGTCTCTGATTCATTTTACGACATAATATTCCTCACGGCTCATGCAAAACAAAACTAGCTTTGTATACAGGTGGATTCTTGCAGCTAAGACTCAAACATAATACAACGCACCAGGCATGTcaacaaaacaaattgaaaaaacacTGCAAAGTGAAGTGAAGTTACACAATGTGCAACAGTATGACTTGTATTGAGGCTATTGTCTTCACTGTCAGTGAAAgcagtttttatgtttaaacGTCATACAActtaattataattgtattataattCTGCCTGataaaagctacagtaatacAATGTTTAGAATCTTGCTCAACTAAAGGCAGTAGTTAGTTTCTTTTAATTTAGTGTGAACTGATTACTTAATTTATATTAGCAGAGACAAGCGACTGCAGCAGTATAGCCAActgatttttgttgttttcaaaacgTTTTGGGCAAGTGAggaaatctttatatatatatatatatatatatatatatatatatatatatacacacacacacacacacacacacacacacacacacacacacacacacacacacacacacacacacaactttacaggtgataattaacaacaACGGAAGCTTATTTATGAGATGTTTTAAACTGtagacataaataaaaataaaaaaatgtaatggtttTGGTGTACAAATTTGTGCCAAGGGTACTGCGTTCAGTTTcacaaaagctttaaaaaatttgtttttttcattttattttaggtcCATGTCAAGAATTTAGACATGTTCAAAAAGATGCCTGAAATCCTCTATCATGTGACCACTGACAGGACGACTCAGATACATGCATGCAGACATCCAAAGGTAACATGCCTCctgatatttaattattaataaactttACATTGTAAACTTACAATATAAACAACCAACCCCAGATTAAAACTACCTGGGTTGTTGTATTAGTATTTTGAATTTGTGTGTTATAGTAAATTATATGCTAGTGCAATATTTTTGCATTGGCTTATCAATGGATGGGGATGGGGATAGGGATGGTTAGCAAGCTAGTTGTAAAGTTTCCCTGTGTAGACCACCGTGTCCGGAGTACTGTGTAATAAGGTTGTAAACTTTCCTTTTATTGAAGGATGACGAGTTCTTCAGAGGAAATAGGTTGCCATGTGGTATGTTTGCTAAAGATGGGACTCCACTGCGTGTTATCAGCATTAAACCCTCCACCATGTGGTTTggggagagaagaaagaaaaccAACGTCATAGTGAGGTAAGACTGAATAAGgtcaactttttgtttttcaatcgGAAAAGCCATTAAGTGGATTAGTTTCAGAATTCCTGTGTCCATGCTACTGTTCTGTTGGCTAAGTGGATCTCATTTCTAATTTTTGTAAAGCATGAAACTTGATCCCTACTTTAATGTGATCAATGCAAAaggtgtttttgtgttaaaaaaaaaaaaaaaagaagtttttttttattttttttatttttttattcctcccTCCAGACAAGGAGCAAGTTCTTACCGAGCTTGTTTCTCCTTTCATTCGTCCTACACTGAGGTGCGTGCATTTATTTCTATAATGTTCaaacaaatcagaaacaaaaGGTTTTATAGTACTAATCCAAATAACTCAATGTTTTTTGGAGATGTTTAGTAAATTGAGCCCATAATTGCTTTCTGAAACAttgttgtaatattttttttctcttcatagATAAAGGATTTCCTTACTCATATCTGCCCTGTTGAGATATACCCTAGTGTAATCCCAATTGGCAGAACAATAGAGGATGTCAAAGAAATGCAAGTATAGTCCCAAAAATATACGTTGGctatgcatttttcttttttcttcattattaaaATTGTAGCTTGTTTTCTTCAGCTTACGGCCACTGTGCAGAGCAAATTCTGGAACTGGGGAGGTCATTTATAAACCACTGGGGGCTCTGAAACGAGCAAAAATGAAATTTGTATCCCCAATAGGTAAGAATCAAAGAAAAAAGGAGCACCTGGCATCAGATCTCTAGGGCATTTATTCAGAAATAATGTTTGCATCTTTTAGACTTCAGTCACACACCAAATAACCTGTAAATTTAATTTCTGAGATGAGCATacattatctcattttatttctttggaCTGTGTAATTACTTAAGTCTTAGTAAAAGCTTTGAATGATTGTTGTTTAATAGAATCGGACAGTGAAGACCTTTTTGATGACGTGCATATTTCTCCTTGGAGACGCAAGTTGCCTATGAAACAACCCAAACCTGTGCAGCCTAAAATGGAGAACCCATCTGGAATTCCTGCAAGAGCTCAGGCCAGCTGCTGTGGGGACATTACTGAGATGGAAACCAACTCCTCTACCCTGAAGGGAGATTTCATGGACTGTGAAGAATccaatgatgatgatgacgatgatgaggACGAGGAAGAAACATCTGTAAGCACTATGGAGAATGATGCAAAGAATTATGCCAAGTCCTGTACAAAATCTACTGACTTCCAACAGAAATTACTAAACTCTTTAAAAGAAGAAACCAGTGAAGACCAGGAAAGCAAAGAACCTGTTACAGATTTAATTGCTATCAAACCAGAAGTGCCGAAATGGGATGCTTTTTTTAAACCGGAACCAGTGTTGACGGATGAAGGCTCTGAACTTGAGGACAGTCAGGAACATTCAAGGAACATTACTCAATCCCAGTCGCCCAGTCTGTTCAGTGATTCAGATGATGGGGACTCCACCCATATCTCCTCCCAGTCAACCCACCTCTCGGAACAAGGCAGTGAAGGCTGGGGCAGCCAGCAAGACACGGTGTTGGTATCTTCTCAAGAACGGAAAGCTGAACAGTTAAAATACTTTAATAAGGAGTTGCAAACGTTGGGACATATAGCATCCAGTGGAGATCAAAAACTTGGCAATTGCAACTTCTTCAAAGCTAATGAGAGGCTCTTCAATAGTGATGATAACCAGTCCTTCCCCTTGCACAATTTAACAGATAAATTAGGAGAGACCAAGTCTGAAACATATAAAGATAAAACCATGGTTTCTCTTCTGGAAGTAAAATCAGAATCGCAGACATCCTCTGATTTTGAAATTCCCTCTACTCCTGATTCTGAGATACCTCAGGCAGAACAGTTAAATGACTTGTACAAAAAGCTGGCAGCAGGAGAGCCAGTAGTGGCTAAGAATAGTAAATACACAACCTAAGACTATTTTAAGTACAAAACCAAACCAGAAAAACAAGGTTCACTTTTATTTAGTAGTTAGGTGACAAATGATTGCTGCTGTTGCATTGTCACTTAATTCTATTCAAAAACCTCAAgtgaaatagttaaataaattGACCAATAAAGCTTCATATGGATTCCTCTGCTTAATGTACATAATTACctcaatttttaaaatgcatttttaatttattatactcCAACCCTGGATATTCTTGAAAACTGTTGCAATAAATACATGTTCCGTGCTGCTCTTGGCCAGATGAGTCTGAACACAAATTATATCTCAATTACATTACAAATGGTTATATCATGGCATATAAATTAACATTGTGTGTTAAgttctgtgtgtactgtatgatgttttgtatttttattcaactTTGTCTGAAGGCTTTGAGTTATATTAAAGTGATTTGTTAACCTAAACTTGACCTTTACTTTGTAACTGATTTAAAGTACTTTCATTCCATAATTTgatggtttgatttatttttttgctaagaTAATATTGACTGATGGCTTAttaaacaggctttaaaaatgGGCATGCATTAATAAACTCAATTTCAGTTGTGTCTTCAATTTTGAATGTTTAATCTCTAAACCCAACAGAAAATTGTACAAAACTAAAGTATTAAATATTACAGCTATACCTGAAATGAGTACAACAGTtgctgtgcataaaaaaaaaaaaaaaaaaaaaaaaaaaaaatcacctacaCTTTCTGTAAATTGGTTACATCATGTGTATTACTACTGTATTTGTCTTTTATGGTTATAATCAATATCATGTTCTATTTCTAACTGGATAACTACATTATGCTTTTTTGAAAGAATGTTACAGCAAAACATCCCAAGTTGTCAGTAAAGGGTTTTATTCTGAAGTTATTTTAGGATGCAACTTCAATTGTGATGGCTTCTGATTTTCCAGTTCCTTGGTCAGTACAAGTGACATGTAAGGACCCATCCCTAAAAATAGACATTAACAAACATTAGGATCAATACAAGGAAATAAGCATGTAGTTAAATGCATTCTAAGCATGAATCTAATAGAAAAgtgaaggtttaaaaaaaaaatatccagcaaTGACATAGGAAAAACATTTAAGCTGATAGAGAAAACTGGCACAGTGGACCTCCCATACAGTTTACTGCTGCAAAGAGGCATCATAAGCCACGTGTTGAAAgactgaattaaaacaaacagtacagtacCTTTTCATGGTAAGAACTGTTATAATGTCACGGGTTTCTTCTATCTTTTCTAAATCTTTAAGTacaagctgaagaaaaaaaaaagtgaaatgtgaGTGAGGATAATCTGGTATAAGAAGCCATTATCAAAACAGCAAACTGCacccaaaacataacaaaatgtacTAAATTTCCCTttgttactttttcacatatatatttttacctaTCAAATCTTTATACTGGTTCATGAAATAAAAATTTCCATCCATTTACTGTTACTATAAAAGCTGTAGGAACAGTAACGATTACAACCCTCTctccatcaaaacaaaaaaaaagtttaaaatgggcAAACATCAACATCTGCTAGGATTTTTGTTACCAGTAAAACATATAAGTTTGTTCTCAAAGTTAACTTCTTGTTTGGGCCACATCATCCggaagcaaaaacaacaaaagtaccATATTACTAGGTCATAGTTACTGTTCTATTCAGAATCTTACCTGTGCAACTTTATTAGCTTCAGTGGCACAGTTCTTTCCAATGGACTGGTACAGCTCAAAACACAACGAAGAAACATTCCCTGGACTCTGTAGGGTGTGATGTCGCCTTGCTGGCAAAGGAGTGCCAGATGGTAGCAAAACTGTGTATATATCAGCCCCAGAGTTATCGGCGTCCTAGGAAGGACAAGATTCCATTAAAGTGTAACAGGCAAGAATGTaagtacagtaatccctcgccaagtGCAGGGGTTTCATTCTTGAAAACCCCCGTGATTGGCAAAACCGTggttggtaaatactagagcttatgggaaatagggggttaggttctccacggccgcagttacacttatcaaagcctatctaagttgcattttccttcactaaacacaaatgaaaaacacagtaacataaaaacaatgcgaACACTATAACATACTGGGAAATGCAacgtaaaaagtaataaaattataacaataaaaagtaatgttttatttaccttgaatccttagaaTTAAAGGCCAGGGTGTTGTTAACTGGTGACAATTACGTTAAGTTAAAATGGAGCAACGAGACCACATGCACATACTATAACTAGTACACGAGACAAAGTGAGAGACGATGCTGGTACTTGTAGGGGAGATGCTGGCAAGATGGGAGCCTGCAAGAATACACAAGATGGCGTGGAAGCAAATGAGTCATGTTTCCGTGCAAAACCGCGGATGCACAAATCTATATGCCGCGGTTGGCAAATTGGTACACAAAAAAAACCGTGTATACATGAATTCCGCAGTTGGCGAGGGTTTACTGCATATAACCATGTAATGAAACAGTATCCAGCAGGGTCAACGTTGCACTAGTTACAGTTACCTTCACCAGGATATCCTTTGCACAGCACTCCACTGCAAAAAACTCCTCATCCAGCAAGGAGCTGTCCTTTCCAACCAATATGCCAGCCTCTATGGCAGCTCCAATTGGGATCACTTCATCGGTAGGGATGGAGTTTAAGAGCTCCACATCTGGAAACAGATCCCGGATCATCTGTTGAAGCTTGGGGATGCGAGCAGAGCCTCCACACAGCACCACCTACAATAGAAATTGAAAAGTAAACATTATTCAAACTTCTATACAagttccttttatttttgtaaataaaactgttgtaaacagaataaacaattGTGTTGAATTAATTTCAGCTCTCTTTGGAAAGCTGCATGTCTAAATCTGAGATTTAACAGACATTTTGATTGACTTATTTTTATTAAGACGACTAAccccacaaaatgttttttttttgtttttttcccttacCTTATTAATGTCATTTGCCGAGAGACCAACTTGGTCCAAAAGATTCTTAACTGGCTGTATACTCTTATTGAAGAGTAAAGAACATACAAGTTCAAATCTAGCCCTGAAACAGAAAAAGGCAAGGCTTACTAAGCTCCAGGACAATACAACTTTCTAAAAGTAGTCAGCTTCCCTGGATACCGCTTACCTGGACACATTACAATCGAAGTCCATACCATCATAGAGCGAATCTACAAAACAGTTTGaactccccagtgtggacaaggTATGCTTTGCAGCCTCTGCACTGTTCATTAACTTCATCATAGCTCTGGGGTTTCCCCTTACATCTTGCTTATAGGTCCTATTTGAAAAGAATACAACactgattaattattatttaaacttgtgTGAACCATTATGCATGTATTATCATACAAAAGGGCTccttaacaataaaaacaactggTTTTAGttaatgtttaaatacaaaatcaTCTTGACCTCTGTTTAGTAATGTACACATTGAAgtgtgccccccccccaaaaaaagaatcAGCCTCTTCTCTTTGTTTagcaagaaaaagaaataattatttaaacttgCCTCTGAAATTCAGATGCTAAATGCTGGGCAAGAGCCTCTGTAAAACATTCACCACCAATGCTGTCATCTGTCTGTGTGGCAAGCACTCGATACATCCCACTGTTAACTTCCATCACAGTAACGGAAAGGGATGTTCCTCCAAGTTTGTAAACCAGGACATaactgcaaatttaaaaatgaaataaaagtgaACACATAAATAGACAAAGtacgtttgaaaaaaaaaaaagaaaaaaaaagtcgatGACCATGGAATAAATCAATAGTATGTACAGAATCACAGAATGAAATGTTTATAACACAAAATGACATTCCCCTATCCCACCAGAATCTGCCAATCTAATAATTAAGCTAaacaatgttaataccaagtttcatgataaTTGGATAAGCCAGTCTCCTGATATGAAAAAACAATATGATAAGGGCCACATATAGATGCCTTCACAATATCCCCTTTGCATGGGGATTTTAGTTGAATCTGGTCCAATTGAGCTTAGTTGTACACTACATTTTTATACAGATCTCACAGtctgataaaaacaaactaacataAAAACATGCCAATCTTGAATTGTCATCAATGACGAAATTAACCCTTGCAGTATGtcatcatataattaaatatttatatatatatatatatatatatatatatatatatatatatatatatatatatatatatatacacacacacacacacacacacatacacatatatatacatacacacacacacatacacacacacacagtatatacatacaGACATACCTTTTTCCAGTTGGTGATTCTTGGCCAATCCCATAAGCTAGCAGTGCAGCAGAGGGTTCATGAATTAGTCTCAACACATTGAAACCAGCTGCCATGGCAGCCtgtctaaaaaaataacagaaaaaattGTTTCCATCTTCATGCAGAATACATGCGTTTAGTTTCACTGAACCAACATGTCATTACAGTTAATGTAATCTGTGTATAATAACAGCCATATTTTAAACTGGGTCATGTCATGTACTGATGGCTTACCTCAGAGCATTCTTCTGCTTCTCCCCGAACTCAAAAGGCATGGTAATGACTGCATCGTTGACATCTGAACCCAGTGCTGACTGAGCAgtttctgcaaaaataaataaataaaatgcaataaaaaagcaaaccaaaatcCATGGTAATTTTAACCACATTTCATTGCTGTCTGGTTGTTACTGTTTCCCCAAGTGAAACATCTGGCAGACTGCCTGGTCTTGCGTACCAGATTGAACATACAATGTTATGTCCGTAACTTTCCAGGTGAGCAACTATTCCTATAAAGCAGGAGATCTTGTTTTGACCACCCTGGTTCCACAGCTTTTTTTCATTCAGCAACACTTACCCTTCATCTTACTGAAGATTAGCTTTGCTACTTCTTCAGGGGGAACAAGTTTGGTATCGTCCCCAGTATCAATCTCATATCTGGGCTTTTGATCCTTATCAATA
This window of the Polyodon spathula isolate WHYD16114869_AA chromosome 7, ASM1765450v1, whole genome shotgun sequence genome carries:
- the dclre1c gene encoding protein artemis isoform X1 produces the protein MSSFEGRMKEYPTVSLDRFDKDNINARAYFLSHCHKDHMKGLKAPALKRRLECSLTVRLYCSPVTKELLLISPRYNFWETHIVAIEVETPTQISLIDEASGEKEDVVVTLLPAGHCPGSVMFLFEGNNGTVLYTGDFRMAKGEAARMELLHSGDRVKDIKSVYLDTTFFDPRFYQIPSREECLNGIRELVRSWITLSPYHVVWLNCKAAYGYEYLFTNLSDEFGLQVHVKNLDMFKKMPEILYHVTTDRTTQIHACRHPKDDEFFRGNRLPCGMFAKDGTPLRVISIKPSTMWFGERRKKTNVIVRQGASSYRACFSFHSSYTEIKDFLTHICPVEIYPSVIPIGRTIEDVKEILRPLCRANSGTGEVIYKPLGALKRAKMKFVSPIESDSEDLFDDVHISPWRRKLPMKQPKPVQPKMENPSGIPARAQASCCGDITEMETNSSTLKGDFMDCEESNDDDDDDEDEEETSVSTMENDAKNYAKSCTKSTDFQQKLLNSLKEETSEDQESKEPVTDLIAIKPEVPKWDAFFKPEPVLTDEGSELEDSQEHSRNITQSQSPSLFSDSDDGDSTHISSQSTHLSEQGSEGWGSQQDTVLVSSQERKAEQLKYFNKELQTLGHIASSGDQKLGNCNFFKANERLFNSDDNQSFPLHNLTDKLGETKSETYKDKTMVSLLEVKSESQTSSDFEIPSTPDSEIPQAEQLNDLYKKLAAGEPVVAKNSKYTT
- the dclre1c gene encoding protein artemis isoform X2; translation: MQVAIEVETPTQISLIDEASGEKEDVVVTLLPAGHCPGSVMFLFEGNNGTVLYTGDFRMAKGEAARMELLHSGDRVKDIKSVYLDTTFFDPRFYQIPSREECLNGIRELVRSWITLSPYHVVWLNCKAAYGYEYLFTNLSDEFGLQVHVKNLDMFKKMPEILYHVTTDRTTQIHACRHPKDDEFFRGNRLPCGMFAKDGTPLRVISIKPSTMWFGERRKKTNVIVRQGASSYRACFSFHSSYTEIKDFLTHICPVEIYPSVIPIGRTIEDVKEILRPLCRANSGTGEVIYKPLGALKRAKMKFVSPIESDSEDLFDDVHISPWRRKLPMKQPKPVQPKMENPSGIPARAQASCCGDITEMETNSSTLKGDFMDCEESNDDDDDDEDEEETSVSTMENDAKNYAKSCTKSTDFQQKLLNSLKEETSEDQESKEPVTDLIAIKPEVPKWDAFFKPEPVLTDEGSELEDSQEHSRNITQSQSPSLFSDSDDGDSTHISSQSTHLSEQGSEGWGSQQDTVLVSSQERKAEQLKYFNKELQTLGHIASSGDQKLGNCNFFKANERLFNSDDNQSFPLHNLTDKLGETKSETYKDKTMVSLLEVKSESQTSSDFEIPSTPDSEIPQAEQLNDLYKKLAAGEPVVAKNSKYTT
- the LOC121318202 gene encoding heat shock 70 kDa protein 14-like isoform X1; the protein is MAAIGVHFGCTCACVAVFKDGRADIIANDSGDRVTPAVVAYREREQIVGLAAKQGRIRNASNTVVKVKQILGRSYDDSQAQKHITESKCSVIDKDQKPRYEIDTGDDTKLVPPEEVAKLIFSKMKETAQSALGSDVNDAVITMPFEFGEKQKNALRQAAMAAGFNVLRLIHEPSAALLAYGIGQESPTGKSYVLVYKLGGTSLSVTVMEVNSGMYRVLATQTDDSIGGECFTEALAQHLASEFQRTYKQDVRGNPRAMMKLMNSAEAAKHTLSTLGSSNCFVDSLYDGMDFDCNVSRARFELVCSLLFNKSIQPVKNLLDQVGLSANDINKVVLCGGSARIPKLQQMIRDLFPDVELLNSIPTDEVIPIGAAIEAGILVGKDSSLLDEEFFAVECCAKDILVKDADNSGADIYTVLLPSGTPLPARRHHTLQSPGNVSSLCFELYQSIGKNCATEANKVAQLVLKDLEKIEETRDIITVLTMKRDGSLHVTCTDQGTGKSEAITIEVAS
- the LOC121318202 gene encoding heat shock 70 kDa protein 14-like isoform X2; the protein is MAEPISLQMIRVIESPRLLSHTEKENSYDDSQAQKHITESKCSVIDKDQKPRYEIDTGDDTKLVPPEEVAKLIFSKMKETAQSALGSDVNDAVITMPFEFGEKQKNALRQAAMAAGFNVLRLIHEPSAALLAYGIGQESPTGKSYVLVYKLGGTSLSVTVMEVNSGMYRVLATQTDDSIGGECFTEALAQHLASEFQRTYKQDVRGNPRAMMKLMNSAEAAKHTLSTLGSSNCFVDSLYDGMDFDCNVSRARFELVCSLLFNKSIQPVKNLLDQVGLSANDINKVVLCGGSARIPKLQQMIRDLFPDVELLNSIPTDEVIPIGAAIEAGILVGKDSSLLDEEFFAVECCAKDILVKDADNSGADIYTVLLPSGTPLPARRHHTLQSPGNVSSLCFELYQSIGKNCATEANKVAQLVLKDLEKIEETRDIITVLTMKRDGSLHVTCTDQGTGKSEAITIEVAS